A single window of Nicotiana tomentosiformis chromosome 1, ASM39032v3, whole genome shotgun sequence DNA harbors:
- the LOC138904401 gene encoding putative germin-like protein 2-1, with amino-acid sequence MHPYAYYLESLSLTRFDHSLYKFNSLIGDYISLAHIDYAPYGLNPPHTHPRGTEILAVLEGTLYVGFVLSNPGPNMKNKLFTKILNPGDVFVFPIGLIHFQFNVGKTNAVAFAGLSSQNPGVITIANAVFGSDPPINPDVLAKAFQVDNKVVDYLQSQFWWDNN; translated from the coding sequence ATGCATCCTTACGCTTACTATCTAGAGTcattatccttaactagatttGACCAttcattatataaatttaatagtttaatcGGAGATTATATTTCATTAGCGCACATTGATTATGCGCCATATGGTCTCAACCCACCTCATACACACCCCCGAGGAACTGAGATTCTTGCTGTCCTTGAGGGCACACTCTACGTTGGCTTTGTCCTTTCAAACCCTGGTCCAAATATGAAGAACAAGCTCTTTACCAAGATTTTAAATCCTGGAGATGTGTTCGTTTTCCCAATAGGTCTCATTCATTTTCAGTTTAATGTTGGAAAGACTAATGCCGTTGCATTTGCTGGACTCAGTAGTCAAAATCCAGGAGTCATCACTATTGCGAATGCAGTATTTGGTTCAGACCCACCAATCAATCCTGATGTTCTCGCGAAAGCATTCCAAGTTGACAACAAAGTTGTGGATTACCTCCAATCCCAATTCTGGTGGGATAACAActaa